Proteins encoded together in one Candidatus Krumholzibacteriia bacterium window:
- a CDS encoding bifunctional 3,4-dihydroxy-2-butanone-4-phosphate synthase/GTP cyclohydrolase II — protein sequence MSDFDSVEKAIEEIRAGRFVLVVDDEDRENEGDMVLGAQSVTPEHINFLSKHARGLICVACVASRLDELHLGPMAPENTSLHNTSFTVSVDYRHGTSTGISAYDRAETIRAFARAEIRAEDFARPGHVFPLRAVEGGVLRRAGHTEAAVDLARLAGLYPAGIVCEVMDEDGSMARVPRLREIAAQFKMTMISVKDLIAYRRGREKLVQRVASAALPTRYGEFTIHIYQAAYEEAMHAAVVRGLPHLDAAPLVRVHSQCLTGDILGSERCDCGLQREHALQQIADYGHGVFLYMSQEGRGIGLANKIRAYHLQDVQGLDTVEANRKLGLPADKRDYGIGAQILVDLGLRRIRLLTNNPKKLVGLAAYGLEVIERVPIQMPAGPASRAYLRAKRDKLGHILEDL from the coding sequence ATGAGCGACTTCGACAGTGTCGAGAAGGCCATCGAGGAAATCCGCGCCGGGCGCTTCGTCCTGGTCGTCGACGACGAGGATCGGGAAAACGAAGGCGACATGGTGCTCGGGGCGCAGTCGGTGACGCCGGAGCACATCAACTTCCTGAGCAAGCACGCCCGCGGCCTCATCTGCGTGGCCTGCGTGGCTTCGCGCCTCGACGAGCTGCACCTCGGACCCATGGCACCGGAGAACACCTCGCTCCACAACACCTCCTTCACCGTCTCCGTCGACTACCGCCACGGCACCAGCACGGGGATCTCGGCGTACGACCGCGCCGAGACCATCCGCGCCTTCGCCCGCGCCGAGATACGCGCCGAAGACTTCGCCCGCCCGGGCCACGTCTTCCCGCTCCGCGCCGTGGAGGGGGGCGTGCTGCGCCGGGCCGGCCACACCGAGGCCGCCGTGGACCTGGCGCGCCTCGCCGGTCTCTACCCCGCCGGCATCGTCTGCGAGGTGATGGACGAGGACGGCAGCATGGCGCGCGTGCCGCGCCTGCGCGAGATCGCCGCGCAGTTCAAAATGACCATGATCTCGGTGAAGGACCTCATCGCCTACCGGCGCGGGCGGGAGAAGCTGGTGCAGCGCGTCGCTTCTGCGGCGCTGCCGACGCGCTATGGTGAGTTCACCATCCACATCTATCAGGCCGCTTACGAGGAGGCCATGCACGCCGCCGTGGTGCGCGGTCTGCCGCATCTCGACGCGGCACCGCTGGTGCGGGTGCACTCGCAGTGTCTCACCGGCGACATTCTGGGCTCGGAGCGCTGCGACTGCGGCCTGCAACGGGAGCACGCGCTGCAGCAGATCGCCGACTACGGCCATGGCGTCTTCCTCTACATGAGCCAGGAAGGCCGCGGCATCGGGCTCGCGAACAAGATTCGCGCCTATCACCTGCAGGACGTGCAGGGCCTGGACACGGTGGAGGCCAATCGCAAGCTCGGCTTGCCGGCGGACAAACGGGATTACGGCATCGGCGCGCAGATCCTCGTCGACTTAGGGTTACGGCGCATCCGCCTGCTCACCAACAATCCGAAGAAGCTGGTGGGCTTGGCGGCCTATGGGCTCGAGGTGATCGAGCGGGTGCCGATCCAGATGCCCGCCGGCCCGGCCAGCCGCGCCTACCTGCGGGCGAAGCGCGACAAGCTTGGGCACATTCTGGAAGACCTCTAA
- the ribE gene encoding 6,7-dimethyl-8-ribityllumazine synthase, giving the protein MPRTYEGALDARGLRVALVLGRFNEIIGERLLAGALDCLRRHGAAEDDLHVVRVPGAFELPLAAKTLASSGQYDAVVCLGAVIRGQTPHFDLVAGEAARGVARAAFDTGVPVSFGVLTTDTLEQAVERAGAKSGNKGWDAALAAIEMVHVLRSLKRER; this is encoded by the coding sequence ATGCCGCGGACGTACGAAGGCGCGCTGGACGCGCGCGGACTGCGGGTGGCGCTGGTGCTCGGGCGGTTCAACGAGATCATCGGCGAGCGCCTGCTCGCCGGCGCGTTGGATTGCCTGCGCCGCCACGGCGCCGCGGAGGACGACCTGCACGTCGTGCGTGTCCCCGGGGCCTTCGAGCTGCCACTTGCGGCCAAGACGCTCGCCTCGAGCGGCCAGTACGACGCCGTCGTCTGTCTCGGCGCCGTCATCCGCGGCCAGACGCCGCACTTCGACCTCGTGGCCGGCGAAGCCGCCCGGGGCGTGGCGCGGGCCGCTTTCGACACCGGTGTGCCGGTCAGCTTCGGCGTCCTCACCACGGACACGTTGGAGCAGGCGGTGGAGCGGGCCGGTGCCAAGTCGGGGAACAAGGGCTGGGACGCGGCGCTGGCGGCCATCGAAATGGTGCACGTGCTCCGGAGCTTGAAGCGCGAGAGGTGA
- the nusB gene encoding transcription antitermination factor NusB: MRERRLAREVAVQALYEIAQSGIPWAEALRANVERREAGADVAAYAERLVQAVTMHRDEITALLRGVLLHWDLERLALVDRCVLEVGTAEILHFPDVPVRVIIDEALEVVRKFSTDESAPFVNGILDRIAREAVRRAAGTDQAARG; this comes from the coding sequence ATGCGGGAGCGGCGGCTCGCCCGCGAGGTCGCGGTGCAAGCGCTCTACGAGATCGCCCAGAGCGGGATTCCCTGGGCCGAGGCGCTCCGTGCCAACGTGGAGCGGCGCGAAGCCGGCGCTGACGTGGCGGCCTACGCCGAGCGTTTGGTTCAGGCCGTCACCATGCACCGCGACGAGATCACGGCGCTGCTGCGCGGCGTTCTCCTGCACTGGGATCTGGAGCGCCTGGCACTGGTGGACCGCTGTGTCCTCGAGGTGGGCACGGCGGAGATCCTGCACTTCCCGGACGTTCCGGTGCGCGTCATCATCGACGAGGCCCTGGAAGTGGTGCGGAAGTTCAGCACCGACGAGAGCGCCCCCTTCGTGAACGGCATCCTCGACCGCATTGCCCGCGAGGCGGTGCGCCGCGCCGCGGGCACCGACCAGGCCGCCCGTGGCTAG
- a CDS encoding class I SAM-dependent methyltransferase produces the protein MARTSEPGHWERFWASAPELADVYDTDGRVVEALLRLVEPRGAHILEVGAGTGRDSLELLRRGAHVWVIDYSPGALGLIGKQPGAAALHRVRGDAFRLPCRDGSFDVVFHQGLLEHFRNPEAILQENARVLRPGGILAVDVPQRWHYYTPLKHVAIALDRWFAGWETEFGISELRQLLRDAGLEPVHVYGAWCVPNLFYRVLRRSALRAGVRLPLQPPLPLLGPLLQRARQRLATTQLPLYTGMNIGCLARKEAACGSSS, from the coding sequence GTGGCTAGGACTTCCGAGCCGGGTCACTGGGAGCGCTTCTGGGCCAGCGCGCCGGAGCTCGCCGACGTCTACGACACCGACGGGCGCGTCGTCGAAGCGTTGCTACGCCTCGTCGAGCCGCGTGGCGCCCACATCCTCGAAGTCGGTGCCGGCACCGGACGGGACAGCCTGGAATTGCTGCGCCGCGGCGCCCACGTCTGGGTGATCGACTACAGCCCCGGAGCCCTCGGCCTCATCGGCAAGCAGCCGGGGGCGGCGGCGCTGCATCGCGTGCGCGGCGACGCCTTCCGCTTGCCCTGCCGCGACGGCTCTTTCGACGTCGTCTTCCATCAGGGATTGCTGGAGCATTTCCGCAACCCCGAGGCGATCCTGCAGGAGAATGCTCGGGTGCTCCGACCTGGAGGCATCCTGGCGGTGGATGTGCCGCAGCGCTGGCACTACTACACGCCCCTCAAGCACGTGGCGATCGCTCTCGACCGCTGGTTCGCCGGCTGGGAAACGGAGTTCGGCATCAGCGAGCTACGGCAGTTGCTCCGCGACGCCGGCCTCGAGCCGGTGCACGTCTACGGCGCCTGGTGCGTGCCGAACCTCTTCTATCGCGTGCTGCGCCGCTCGGCGCTCCGGGCCGGTGTGCGGCTGCCACTGCAGCCGCCGCTGCCGTTGCTCGGGCCGCTGCTGCAGCGGGCGCGCCAGCGACTCGCGACCACGCAGCTGCCGCTGTACACCGGGATGAACATCGGCTGTCTGGCGCGGAAGGAGGCGGCCTGCGGGTCCTCGTCCTGA
- a CDS encoding glycosyltransferase family 4 protein — MQLHAVLERLVARGHEVQLLVSRFPGCATEQQLRGVPVRRQGAWWNANFALLAAAKRELRRQAYDVVLEDVNKIPFYTPLVTRLPLVVLVPHLFGATIFRETNPLFGSYLWLMERPLPWLFRRAWWIAISASTRADLERRGVDPQRLQVVHCGLDFASYDLAAPPPRDPRPTLVHVGRLMRYKRADVAVRALAAVRRELPEARLLILGDGPERSRLEKLVRRLDLASAVEFHGHVPHRDKVRLLWTSHLLLNPSPKEGWGLTVVEANACGVPVVASRRPGLVDSVRHGETGLLVPFGDADAFAVAALSLLRDPERWRRMGENARAWARRFTWEEAALQTEAVLERAIEAHTAASPGAAVKRA, encoded by the coding sequence GTGCAGCTGCACGCCGTCCTCGAGCGCCTCGTCGCCCGCGGCCACGAGGTGCAGCTGCTCGTCTCGCGCTTTCCGGGCTGCGCCACGGAGCAGCAGCTTCGCGGCGTTCCGGTGCGCCGGCAAGGCGCGTGGTGGAACGCCAACTTCGCCCTCCTGGCGGCGGCGAAGCGCGAGCTGCGCCGCCAGGCTTACGATGTGGTGCTGGAGGACGTGAACAAGATCCCCTTCTACACGCCCCTCGTCACCCGCTTGCCTTTGGTCGTCCTGGTGCCGCATCTCTTCGGCGCCACCATCTTCCGCGAGACGAACCCGCTCTTCGGCAGCTACCTCTGGCTCATGGAGCGACCTTTGCCATGGTTGTTCCGGCGCGCCTGGTGGATCGCCATTTCCGCCAGCACGCGAGCGGATCTGGAACGGCGTGGCGTCGACCCGCAGCGGCTGCAGGTGGTGCACTGCGGCCTCGACTTCGCGAGCTACGATCTCGCCGCGCCGCCGCCGCGCGACCCCCGGCCGACGCTGGTGCACGTCGGGCGCTTGATGCGCTACAAGCGCGCCGATGTGGCGGTGCGGGCCCTGGCCGCCGTGCGGCGCGAGCTTCCCGAGGCGCGACTCCTCATCCTGGGGGACGGGCCGGAGCGCTCCCGCCTGGAAAAACTCGTGCGCCGCCTCGACCTCGCAAGCGCCGTCGAGTTCCATGGGCACGTGCCGCATCGCGACAAGGTGCGTTTGCTCTGGACGAGCCACCTGCTCTTGAACCCCAGCCCGAAGGAGGGCTGGGGGCTCACCGTGGTGGAAGCGAACGCGTGCGGCGTACCCGTCGTCGCCAGCCGCCGGCCTGGTCTGGTGGACTCGGTGCGCCACGGCGAGACCGGACTTCTCGTGCCCTTCGGTGACGCCGACGCTTTCGCCGTCGCGGCTCTCTCCTTGCTGCGCGACCCGGAGCGCTGGCGGCGGATGGGAGAGAACGCCCGTGCCTGGGCGCGGCGCTTCACCTGGGAGGAGGCGGCTCTCCAGACAGAGGCGGTCCTCGAGCGGGCCATCGAGGCGCACACCGCAGCGTCCCCCGGTGCTGCCGTGAAGCGAGCGTAA
- a CDS encoding lysylphosphatidylglycerol synthase transmembrane domain-containing protein, whose protein sequence is MPADARTRTATGSPSRWRTWSAGAAKLTISLLLLWLVLQRFSYQELAAQVARTRLEALVLPLLMILASNLLGALQWGTLVRASGLTVARGRLLRLYFASLFFSNLGVGNLGGDAYKIFKLGRSEGALGRVAGATIVDRVVGASALCALALIVAAGSLGREHVPGFLSLLVLACSFVILGLSAVVLHPASAARFERLLRSLPWPSINTRLARLLGYLREYGERVPVLRAVFLLSLVIQSARVGAHYCVGLAMGLDLHASDLSKFFLVIPILGLLVALPLSIGGWGVREWAGAVLFVPLGRSGEEAVTLLALTATLTFLVNLVGGLVVWLWNLPRPERLV, encoded by the coding sequence ATGCCAGCCGACGCAAGGACGCGCACCGCAACCGGTAGCCCTTCGCGGTGGCGCACCTGGAGTGCGGGGGCAGCCAAACTCACGATTTCCCTCCTCCTCCTCTGGCTCGTGCTGCAGCGGTTCTCCTACCAGGAGCTCGCGGCCCAAGTGGCCCGGACCCGGCTCGAAGCCCTCGTGCTGCCTCTCCTCATGATCTTGGCCAGCAACCTGCTCGGCGCGTTACAGTGGGGCACCCTGGTGCGGGCGTCGGGACTGACCGTCGCTCGCGGGAGGTTGCTCAGGCTCTACTTCGCCAGCCTTTTCTTCAGCAACCTCGGGGTGGGGAATCTCGGCGGTGACGCCTACAAGATCTTCAAACTCGGAAGGAGCGAGGGAGCATTGGGTCGCGTCGCGGGAGCGACGATCGTGGATCGTGTTGTGGGAGCCTCGGCGCTTTGCGCCCTGGCGCTGATCGTCGCCGCGGGCTCGCTCGGACGCGAGCACGTCCCCGGATTCCTTTCGCTCCTCGTCCTGGCATGCAGCTTCGTCATCTTGGGTCTGTCCGCCGTGGTGCTGCATCCGGCGAGCGCCGCTCGGTTCGAACGGCTGCTTCGCAGCTTGCCGTGGCCCTCCATCAACACGCGTTTGGCGCGGCTGCTCGGCTACTTGCGGGAGTACGGCGAGCGCGTGCCGGTGCTGCGCGCAGTGTTCCTGCTCTCGCTGGTCATCCAGTCGGCTCGAGTGGGGGCACATTACTGCGTGGGCTTGGCCATGGGCCTCGACTTGCACGCCTCCGACCTGAGCAAGTTCTTCCTGGTCATCCCCATCCTGGGTCTGCTCGTCGCCCTGCCGCTCTCCATCGGGGGCTGGGGCGTGCGCGAGTGGGCTGGGGCGGTGCTCTTCGTGCCCCTCGGACGCTCGGGGGAAGAAGCGGTGACGCTGCTGGCCCTGACGGCGACGCTCACCTTTCTCGTCAACTTGGTCGGGGGTCTCGTCGTTTGGCTCTGGAACCTGCCGCGGCCAGAGCGGTTAGTCTAA
- a CDS encoding DUF2723 domain-containing protein, protein MSERKLRLCIGLGLFVVVLAAYIETMAGSASFWDCGEFITCAYSLGIPHPPATPLYVVMGRVFTLLPIPGLSIAQKVNFISALFGALGIFMLYLIVTMVLRQLRGEPRTWMDRGVVYGAALVGALFTAWSNTYWSNAVEAEVYAIASFVMGLTTWLALRWSREPAVPQSTRNIYLIIYLLSLCVGFHLGTVLVYPAMALFFLLFRKKSVGDADVVIFSFGFLLFLFYVTSILKGGAAAAAFFLFVLLLMLRLAKGHRFVTVAALLFFLGITIHIFLLIRSAQNPSIDEADPQTLGNLMAVLRREQYPPSNPLIRKGSWHFQIIDHFWRYFTEQYQLVRPPRGTNLALVPILMGAIGMAAMAMRGFRNFVLLAGTFLITSLGMILFLNFSDGHHGVLAEVRERDYFYSPAFYFFGVFIGVGLAALLDWCFGPRQEKGRAKGSGRWDRLGYAGGLGLFLAFTVMLYGRYHFEHDRTHERVPWGYGYNLLVGLEPNALIFTNGDNDTFPLWYQQEVESFRKDVRVLNLSLLNTTWYPKQLRDNEPKVALTLNDAQIDNLVYDASLLYQQTGKEYQPRDLAVIQLLKDNFSKRPIYFAVTVPQETLEPFEPNLVLEGLAFRFTNSKGRDRVDYARMEKNVDHDYRFDGILGPDGKLDRSVYRDRNQEILIQNYAGSFIRLGRYAEEEAAAAADDSARRSWLGVARRRYETAYEIAPQHEAAVLLLAGLAMRSGDSSRAVSLLESLVAKDPTNDNALFELARLHLLEGRFTAALPALRRLDQRNPNDEFLQQMLLEAYWGAGQQGESERLVADWEARHPGEPGRRLRQYFERMQRDTLPGAGRGAPSGRAESLLAPEPEPRR, encoded by the coding sequence GTGAGCGAACGCAAGCTGCGGCTCTGCATCGGCCTCGGGCTCTTCGTCGTGGTCCTCGCGGCCTACATCGAGACCATGGCGGGAAGCGCCAGCTTCTGGGACTGCGGCGAGTTCATCACCTGCGCCTACAGCCTCGGCATCCCACACCCGCCGGCGACGCCCCTGTACGTGGTGATGGGACGCGTGTTCACCCTGCTGCCCATTCCGGGACTGAGCATCGCTCAGAAGGTGAACTTCATCTCGGCGCTCTTCGGCGCCCTCGGCATCTTCATGCTCTACCTCATCGTCACCATGGTGTTGCGCCAACTGCGGGGGGAGCCGCGCACCTGGATGGACCGAGGCGTGGTCTACGGCGCCGCGCTGGTGGGGGCATTGTTCACGGCGTGGAGCAACACCTACTGGTCGAACGCCGTGGAGGCCGAGGTCTACGCCATCGCCTCCTTCGTCATGGGACTGACGACCTGGCTGGCCCTGCGCTGGTCCCGCGAGCCGGCGGTGCCGCAGAGCACCCGCAACATCTATCTCATCATTTATCTCTTGTCGTTGTGCGTGGGCTTTCACCTGGGCACCGTGCTCGTCTACCCAGCCATGGCGCTCTTCTTCCTGCTTTTCCGCAAGAAGAGCGTGGGCGATGCCGACGTCGTGATCTTTTCCTTCGGCTTCCTGCTTTTCCTGTTCTACGTGACTTCGATTCTCAAGGGCGGAGCGGCGGCAGCGGCATTCTTCCTCTTCGTGCTCCTGCTCATGCTCCGCCTGGCGAAGGGGCACCGCTTCGTCACCGTGGCGGCCCTGCTCTTCTTCCTGGGGATCACGATCCACATCTTCCTGCTCATTCGCTCCGCCCAGAATCCGTCCATCGACGAGGCCGATCCTCAAACCTTGGGCAACCTCATGGCGGTGCTGCGACGGGAGCAGTACCCACCGAGCAACCCCTTGATCCGCAAGGGGAGCTGGCATTTCCAGATCATCGATCATTTCTGGCGCTACTTCACCGAGCAGTACCAGCTGGTGCGGCCACCCCGCGGGACGAACCTGGCGCTCGTGCCCATCCTGATGGGGGCGATCGGCATGGCGGCGATGGCGATGCGTGGCTTCCGCAACTTCGTTCTCCTCGCCGGCACCTTCCTCATCACCAGTCTCGGGATGATCCTCTTCCTGAACTTCTCCGACGGCCACCACGGCGTGCTCGCGGAGGTGCGAGAGAGGGACTACTTCTACTCGCCAGCCTTCTATTTCTTCGGTGTCTTCATCGGTGTCGGCCTGGCGGCATTGCTCGACTGGTGCTTCGGGCCCCGCCAGGAGAAAGGACGAGCCAAGGGGTCAGGGCGCTGGGATCGCCTCGGCTACGCCGGCGGCCTCGGGCTTTTCCTGGCCTTCACCGTCATGCTCTATGGGCGCTACCACTTCGAGCACGACCGCACTCACGAACGCGTCCCCTGGGGCTACGGCTACAACCTGCTGGTGGGGCTCGAGCCGAACGCGCTCATCTTCACCAACGGGGACAACGACACCTTCCCGCTCTGGTACCAGCAGGAGGTGGAGAGCTTCCGCAAGGATGTGCGCGTCCTCAATCTGAGCCTGCTCAACACCACCTGGTATCCGAAGCAATTGCGAGACAACGAGCCCAAGGTGGCCCTCACGCTCAACGACGCGCAGATCGACAACCTGGTTTACGACGCCAGCTTGCTTTACCAGCAGACCGGGAAGGAGTACCAGCCCCGCGACTTGGCGGTGATCCAGTTGTTGAAGGACAACTTCAGCAAGCGCCCCATCTACTTCGCCGTCACCGTCCCGCAGGAGACCCTGGAACCCTTCGAGCCGAACCTGGTCCTGGAGGGACTGGCCTTCCGCTTCACCAACAGCAAGGGGCGCGACCGGGTGGATTACGCCCGGATGGAGAAGAACGTCGACCACGACTATCGTTTCGACGGGATTCTCGGGCCCGACGGCAAGCTCGACCGCAGCGTCTACCGCGACCGCAACCAGGAGATCCTGATCCAGAACTACGCCGGTTCCTTCATCCGACTGGGGCGGTATGCGGAGGAAGAGGCGGCGGCCGCCGCGGACGATTCGGCCCGCCGGTCCTGGCTCGGCGTGGCGCGCCGCCGCTACGAGACCGCCTACGAGATCGCGCCGCAGCACGAGGCCGCGGTGCTGCTCCTGGCGGGGCTAGCCATGCGTTCCGGCGATTCGTCCCGGGCGGTGTCGTTGCTCGAGTCCCTGGTGGCGAAGGACCCGACGAACGACAACGCTCTCTTCGAGCTGGCGCGGTTGCACCTGCTGGAAGGCCGCTTCACCGCGGCTCTCCCGGCGCTGCGCCGGCTCGACCAGCGCAACCCCAACGACGAGTTCCTGCAGCAGATGCTCCTCGAAGCCTACTGGGGCGCGGGCCAGCAGGGCGAGTCGGAGCGCCTGGTGGCGGACTGGGAAGCGCGGCATCCCGGCGAGCCCGGCCGGCGGTTGCGCCAGTACTTCGAGCGCATGCAGCGGGACACGCTGCCGGGAGCCGGGCGCGGTGCGCCTTCGGGCCGGGCGGAGAGCTTGCTCGCGCCGGAGCCGGAGCCGCGGCGCTAG
- a CDS encoding NAD-dependent epimerase/dehydratase family protein yields MAKDVLVVTGAAGFIGSSLCDRLLRDGHRVLGIDEFTDYYDPALKRRNLRYALGQPRFQLVEADLTRTDLQALLADAACCFHLAAQAGVRASWGQDFDIYIRCNIEATQKLLEAARTVQLPRLVYSSSSSVYGNARQLPMSEEAKPSPVSPYGVTKLSSEQLCDLYFFNYRLSSVSLRYFTVYGPRQRPDMAFHRFIRAGIEGRPIEIYGDGEQTRDFTYIDDAVEANVAAWRYAKPHGVFNVGGGATVTLRHVIALIEAALGKKLEARFLPKALGDVDHTHADTRRAAAELGFRARTPTETGIPREVAWAQELYEGRG; encoded by the coding sequence ATGGCGAAAGACGTGTTGGTGGTGACCGGCGCGGCGGGTTTCATCGGCTCCAGCCTCTGCGACCGGCTGTTGCGCGACGGTCATCGCGTCCTGGGCATCGACGAGTTCACCGATTACTACGACCCGGCGCTCAAGCGGCGCAATCTGCGCTATGCCCTCGGCCAGCCGCGTTTCCAGCTCGTCGAGGCTGATCTCACCCGAACCGACCTGCAGGCCCTGCTCGCCGACGCCGCCTGCTGCTTCCACCTGGCAGCGCAAGCGGGGGTGCGCGCGAGCTGGGGCCAGGACTTCGACATCTACATCCGCTGCAACATCGAAGCGACGCAGAAGCTGCTGGAGGCGGCCCGGACGGTGCAGCTGCCTCGTCTGGTGTACTCGAGCTCGAGCTCGGTGTACGGCAATGCCCGGCAGCTGCCCATGAGCGAGGAGGCCAAACCGTCGCCGGTATCGCCGTACGGCGTCACCAAGCTCTCCTCCGAACAGCTCTGCGATCTCTATTTCTTCAACTACCGCCTTTCCAGCGTCAGCCTGCGCTATTTCACTGTCTACGGCCCGCGGCAGCGCCCGGACATGGCTTTCCACCGCTTCATCCGCGCCGGCATCGAAGGCAGGCCCATCGAGATCTACGGTGACGGCGAGCAGACCCGCGACTTCACCTACATCGACGATGCGGTGGAGGCGAACGTCGCCGCCTGGCGTTACGCCAAGCCGCACGGCGTGTTCAATGTCGGCGGCGGCGCCACGGTGACGCTCCGACACGTCATCGCCTTGATCGAGGCGGCCCTCGGCAAGAAGCTCGAGGCCCGCTTCCTGCCCAAGGCGCTGGGCGACGTCGACCATACCCACGCCGACACGCGGCGCGCCGCCGCCGAGCTCGGCTTCCGTGCCCGCACGCCCACGGAGACCGGCATCCCCCGCGAAGTCGCCTGGGCGCAGGAACTCTACGAGGGCCGCGGCTGA
- a CDS encoding glycosyltransferase family 2 protein, which produces MRLSFVIPLYNEAESLPELKADLDGALAQLGDAGEMIFVDDGSSDGSLEILRRFHAAAPERVKVLSFRRNQGKSAALAAGFQVVRGDFVVTLDADLQDDPAEVPQLLAALEGGADVVCGWKRARRDPWTKRLPSRLFNRVTAGLSGLRLHDFNTGLKAYRAEVVRAIAVYGELHRFIPVLAAWEGFRVAEVPVRHRPRKYGSSKFGARRFLHGFFDLITVMFLTRRGRSPLYFFGGLALLFLILGLTIDIYFLVRYLQGFGLRVRPLMLLGIGFIIVGIQIGSMGLLAEMLSAGRAERQTWSFRERLL; this is translated from the coding sequence ATGCGGCTGTCCTTCGTCATCCCGCTCTACAACGAGGCCGAGAGCCTGCCGGAGCTCAAGGCGGATCTGGATGGGGCGCTCGCCCAGCTCGGCGACGCAGGGGAGATGATCTTCGTCGACGACGGCTCCAGCGACGGCAGCCTGGAGATCCTGCGGCGCTTCCACGCCGCGGCGCCGGAGCGGGTGAAGGTGCTGTCGTTCCGGCGCAATCAGGGGAAGTCGGCGGCGCTCGCCGCCGGTTTTCAAGTGGTGCGCGGCGATTTTGTCGTCACCCTCGACGCGGATTTGCAGGACGACCCGGCGGAGGTGCCCCAGCTCCTGGCCGCGCTCGAAGGGGGCGCCGACGTCGTCTGCGGCTGGAAGCGCGCACGGCGCGACCCATGGACGAAGCGCCTGCCCTCGCGGCTGTTCAATCGCGTCACCGCCGGACTCTCGGGCCTGCGCCTGCACGATTTCAACACCGGCCTCAAGGCCTACCGCGCCGAAGTGGTGCGCGCCATCGCCGTCTACGGCGAGCTGCACCGCTTCATCCCGGTGCTCGCCGCCTGGGAAGGGTTCCGCGTCGCCGAGGTCCCGGTGCGGCACCGGCCGCGCAAATACGGGAGCTCCAAGTTCGGGGCCCGGCGCTTCCTGCACGGTTTCTTCGACCTGATCACCGTCATGTTCCTGACCCGCCGCGGCAGGTCACCGCTCTATTTCTTCGGCGGTTTGGCCCTCCTCTTCCTGATTCTCGGGCTCACCATCGACATCTACTTCCTGGTGCGCTACCTGCAAGGCTTCGGTCTGCGCGTGCGACCCCTCATGCTCCTCGGGATCGGCTTCATCATCGTCGGCATCCAGATCGGCAGCATGGGCCTCCTGGCGGAGATGCTCTCGGCGGGGCGAGCGGAGCGGCAGACCTGGAGCTTCCGCGAGCGCCTGCTGTGA